A genome region from Crossiella equi includes the following:
- a CDS encoding branched-chain amino acid ABC transporter permease, with protein sequence MTTVLAQGSGISFDVDLLLKNFWANTVDGLSYGSIYALMALGYTLVYGVLRLINFAHSEVFIAGAFGIWFTFDALGFKPGPTPQLGVGEIIGTLALAIAVGMLVSGVVAVVVERVAYRPLRKRNAPSLVFLITAIGASFVLQQIFFVWRGGNAEGAIRIIRPTAQFEIFGARVTNVQIIVFVAALVLMFAADTFIRRSRLGRGIRAVAQDPTTATLMGVNRERVIMLTFLIGGVLAGAAALFYIMQIPAGVVYTGGFLLGLKAFTAAVLGGIGNLRGALLGGLLLGVAENYGQSLFGGQWRDVVAFVLLIVVLMFRPTGILGESLGKARV encoded by the coding sequence ATGACCACGGTTCTCGCGCAGGGTTCGGGCATCTCCTTCGACGTCGACCTGCTGCTGAAGAACTTCTGGGCCAACACCGTGGACGGACTGTCCTACGGGAGTATCTACGCGCTCATGGCCCTCGGCTACACCCTCGTCTACGGCGTTCTGCGCCTGATCAACTTCGCGCACTCCGAGGTGTTCATCGCCGGTGCCTTCGGCATCTGGTTCACCTTCGACGCGCTCGGCTTCAAACCAGGCCCGACCCCGCAGCTGGGCGTCGGCGAGATCATCGGCACCCTGGCCCTGGCCATCGCGGTCGGCATGCTCGTCTCGGGCGTGGTCGCCGTGGTGGTGGAACGGGTGGCGTACCGCCCGCTGCGCAAACGCAACGCGCCCTCGCTGGTCTTTCTGATCACCGCGATCGGCGCCTCGTTCGTGCTCCAGCAGATCTTCTTCGTCTGGCGCGGCGGCAACGCCGAGGGCGCGATCCGCATCATCCGCCCCACCGCGCAGTTCGAGATCTTCGGCGCGCGCGTGACCAACGTGCAGATCATCGTATTCGTGGCCGCCCTGGTGCTGATGTTCGCCGCGGACACCTTCATCCGCCGCAGCCGCCTCGGCCGCGGCATCCGCGCGGTGGCCCAGGACCCGACCACGGCCACGCTCATGGGCGTCAACCGCGAGCGCGTGATCATGCTGACCTTCCTCATCGGCGGCGTGCTGGCCGGTGCGGCGGCGCTGTTCTACATCATGCAGATCCCGGCCGGCGTGGTGTACACCGGCGGGTTCCTGTTGGGGCTGAAGGCGTTCACCGCCGCGGTCCTCGGCGGTATCGGCAACCTGAGGGGCGCGCTGCTGGGCGGCCTGCTGCTCGGCGTGGCGGAGAACTACGGGCAGTCGCTGTTCGGCGGCCAGTGGCGCGACGTGGTCGCGTTCGTGCTGCTGATCGTGGTCCTGATGTTCCGGCCCACCGGCATCCTCGGCGAGTCCCTCGGGAAGGCACGGGTATGA
- a CDS encoding branched-chain amino acid ABC transporter permease, which translates to MNAQHGKSAAVPFGQRVRDWWNSLNRFQQWGVLIPLVAFLYLLPILNPPLLTTEPGTDFQIALFNAARFALIAIGLNVVVGQAGLLDLGYVGFFAVGAYVAALLTSPESPLRWDYPWLAVIPVAMLVTMVTGVLLGTPTLRLRGDYLAIVTLGFGEIVRLLADNIPALRGNRGFQDVGRPDVTVDGAAWFNSTDGKPWYWLTITIIIVVLVLVGNLERSRVGRAWIAIREDEDAAEIMGVPTFKFKLWAFAIGAAIGGLSGVLYAGQIGFVNNQKFDVVTSVLFLAAVVLGGSGNKVGVILGAFVISYLPDRFQEIAEFKYLIFGLALIVLMIFRPQGLLGARQRLLAHGRWAYQKLLGKPEQIATESSMLDSRKGVQG; encoded by the coding sequence ATGAACGCACAACACGGCAAGAGCGCGGCCGTGCCCTTCGGCCAGCGCGTGCGGGACTGGTGGAACAGCCTGAACCGGTTCCAGCAGTGGGGTGTGCTCATCCCGCTGGTGGCCTTCCTGTACCTGCTGCCCATCCTCAACCCGCCGCTGCTGACCACCGAACCCGGCACGGACTTCCAGATCGCCCTGTTCAACGCGGCCCGCTTCGCCCTCATCGCGATCGGCCTGAACGTGGTGGTCGGCCAGGCGGGCCTGCTCGACCTCGGCTATGTCGGCTTCTTCGCCGTCGGCGCCTACGTCGCGGCCCTGCTGACCTCCCCGGAGTCCCCCCTGCGCTGGGACTACCCGTGGCTGGCGGTGATCCCGGTGGCCATGCTGGTCACCATGGTCACCGGTGTGCTGCTGGGCACCCCGACACTGCGGCTGCGCGGTGACTACCTGGCCATCGTGACCCTGGGCTTCGGCGAGATCGTGCGCCTGCTGGCCGACAACATCCCGGCGCTGCGCGGCAACCGCGGCTTCCAGGACGTCGGCCGCCCGGACGTCACCGTCGACGGCGCCGCCTGGTTCAACTCCACCGACGGCAAGCCCTGGTACTGGCTGACCATCACGATCATCATCGTGGTGCTCGTCCTGGTCGGGAACCTGGAGCGCAGCCGCGTCGGCCGCGCCTGGATCGCCATCCGCGAGGACGAGGACGCCGCCGAGATCATGGGCGTGCCCACGTTCAAGTTCAAGCTGTGGGCCTTCGCCATCGGCGCGGCCATCGGCGGCCTGTCCGGTGTGCTCTACGCGGGCCAGATCGGCTTCGTGAACAACCAGAAGTTCGACGTGGTCACCTCGGTGCTGTTCCTGGCCGCGGTGGTGCTCGGCGGCTCCGGCAACAAGGTCGGTGTCATCCTCGGCGCGTTCGTCATCTCCTACCTGCCCGACCGGTTCCAGGAGATCGCCGAGTTCAAGTACCTGATCTTCGGCCTGGCCCTGATCGTGCTCATGATCTTCCGTCCGCAGGGCCTGCTCGGCGCGCGGCAGCGGCTGCTGGCCCATGGCAGGTGGGCCTACCAGAAACTGCTGGGCAAACCCGAGCAGATCGCCACGGAGAGCTCGATGCTGGACTCCAGGAAGGGGGTGCAGGGATGA
- a CDS encoding ABC transporter ATP-binding protein gives MNAKRDDEPVVEGGLVAEVERMSPEERAAHEAEVAEAVHADREIAVGVGDTLLQLQDVTMRFGGLTALDGVNFEIRRGEILGLIGPNGAGKTTCFNAMTGVYRPTSGQVLLEGKPIGKRKRFQITRLGIARTFQNIRLFGEMTALENVVVGTDARHKTSVLGALLRLPRHHAEERTAVEKAMALLEFVGIADRAAEKAKNLPYGYQRRLEIARALATEPKLLCLDEPAAGFNPAEKEELMGLIRKIRDDGYTVLLIEHDMKLVMGVTDRIVVLEFGKKIAEGLPAEIRENPAVIAAYLGVPDDGAA, from the coding sequence ATGAACGCCAAGCGCGACGACGAGCCCGTCGTCGAGGGCGGCCTGGTCGCCGAGGTCGAGCGCATGAGCCCGGAGGAGCGGGCCGCGCACGAGGCCGAGGTGGCCGAGGCGGTGCACGCCGACCGGGAGATCGCGGTCGGCGTCGGCGACACCCTGCTCCAGCTGCAGGACGTCACCATGCGCTTCGGCGGCCTGACCGCACTCGACGGGGTGAACTTCGAGATCCGCCGCGGCGAGATCCTCGGCCTCATCGGCCCCAACGGCGCGGGCAAGACCACCTGCTTCAACGCCATGACCGGCGTGTACCGGCCCACCAGCGGGCAGGTCCTGCTGGAGGGCAAGCCGATCGGCAAGCGCAAGCGGTTCCAGATCACCCGGCTGGGCATCGCCCGCACCTTCCAGAACATCCGTCTCTTCGGCGAGATGACCGCGCTGGAGAACGTGGTGGTCGGCACCGACGCCCGGCACAAGACCAGCGTGCTCGGCGCGCTGCTGCGGCTGCCCCGGCACCACGCCGAGGAGCGGACCGCGGTGGAGAAGGCCATGGCGCTGCTGGAGTTCGTGGGCATCGCCGACCGCGCCGCGGAGAAGGCGAAGAACCTGCCCTACGGCTACCAGCGCCGTCTGGAGATCGCCCGGGCCCTGGCCACCGAGCCGAAGCTGCTGTGCCTGGACGAGCCCGCGGCCGGGTTCAACCCCGCGGAGAAGGAAGAGCTCATGGGGCTCATCCGCAAGATCCGCGACGACGGCTACACCGTGCTGCTCATCGAGCACGACATGAAGCTCGTCATGGGCGTCACGGACCGGATCGTGGTGCTGGAGTTCGGAAAGAAGATCGCGGAAGGCCTCCCGGCCGAGATCCGGGAGAACCCGGCCGTGATCGCCGCCTACCTGGGGGTGCCCGACGATGGCGCTGCTTGA
- a CDS encoding ANTAR domain-containing response regulator — MTQPEAKAQDQATPAPRRVLVAEDEALIRLDLVEMLREEGYEVVGEAGDGERAVELAGELRPDLVIMDVKMPRKDGIEAAADIARERIAPVVILTAFSQRELVERARDAGAMAYLVKPFAKRDLVPAIELAVSRFAELAALENEVAGLTERLETRKAIERAKGLLMTRQGLSEPEAFRWIQRTAMDRRTTMKAVADAVLENLN, encoded by the coding sequence GTGACCCAGCCCGAGGCCAAGGCCCAGGACCAGGCCACCCCCGCCCCCCGCCGGGTCCTCGTCGCCGAGGACGAGGCGCTCATCCGCCTCGACCTCGTGGAGATGCTCCGCGAGGAGGGCTACGAGGTCGTCGGCGAGGCCGGTGACGGCGAGCGCGCGGTCGAGCTGGCCGGCGAGCTGCGCCCGGACCTGGTGATCATGGACGTGAAGATGCCCCGCAAGGACGGCATCGAGGCCGCGGCCGACATCGCCCGCGAGCGCATCGCCCCCGTGGTCATCCTCACCGCCTTCAGCCAGCGCGAGCTGGTCGAACGCGCCCGCGACGCCGGGGCGATGGCCTACCTGGTCAAGCCCTTCGCCAAGCGCGACCTGGTTCCGGCCATCGAGCTCGCGGTCTCCCGCTTCGCCGAGCTGGCCGCCCTGGAGAACGAGGTCGCCGGGCTCACCGAGCGCCTGGAGACCCGCAAGGCCATCGAGCGCGCCAAGGGCCTGCTCATGACCCGCCAGGGCCTGTCCGAGCCGGAGGCCTTCCGCTGGATCCAGCGCACCGCGATGGACCGCCGCACCACCATGAAGGCCGTCGCGGACGCCGTGCTGGAGAACCTCAACTGA
- a CDS encoding branched-chain amino acid ABC transporter substrate-binding protein: MSGARLVRTLAVAGVIALTVAGCGGGSGTGDSGNTGTSGQAAPGKPGDAADPRGDGNAKCSNVSLAYIGTINGGNAALGQAILNGAKLAVKQHNAANAGCQVTLKEFDSEGSPDKAPGVVTQAITDNSIIGVLGLPFSGESKAVGATFNEAGLVTISPSATNPGLTKNGWKTFFRALGNDAVQGPGVAKFLTDELKASKVCIVRDDSEYGTGLADQVKTALGSKVSCEQQIKTNQREFSATASALKSASPDAIFFAGYYAEGGPLASKLFDEGVMPNAKFVAPDGTKDDEFVKGGADGAEGAYLTCPCVPADAFTEFSTAYKELSGREPSTYSAEGYDATTILLKGIDKGLKDRAGMLDFVRNYEGQGLTKKFKWDATGELTDTPVWTYKVEGGKIVKNKAIPK; this comes from the coding sequence GTGTCTGGAGCACGACTCGTGCGGACCCTGGCGGTCGCGGGCGTCATCGCACTGACCGTCGCAGGGTGCGGTGGCGGCAGCGGAACCGGCGACAGCGGGAACACCGGGACGTCGGGGCAGGCCGCCCCGGGCAAGCCCGGTGACGCCGCGGACCCGCGCGGCGACGGCAACGCCAAGTGCAGCAACGTCTCACTCGCCTACATCGGCACCATCAACGGCGGCAACGCCGCGCTGGGCCAGGCGATCCTCAACGGCGCGAAGCTCGCGGTCAAGCAGCACAACGCGGCCAACGCCGGGTGTCAGGTGACCCTGAAGGAGTTCGACTCCGAGGGCAGCCCGGACAAGGCGCCGGGTGTGGTCACCCAGGCGATCACCGACAACAGCATCATCGGCGTGCTGGGCCTGCCGTTCTCCGGTGAGTCCAAGGCCGTCGGCGCGACCTTCAACGAGGCCGGCCTCGTCACCATCTCCCCGTCGGCCACCAACCCCGGCCTGACCAAGAACGGCTGGAAGACCTTCTTCCGCGCCCTGGGCAACGACGCGGTGCAGGGCCCCGGTGTGGCCAAGTTCCTCACCGACGAGCTCAAGGCCAGCAAGGTCTGCATCGTCCGCGACGACTCCGAGTACGGCACCGGCCTGGCCGACCAGGTCAAGACCGCGCTGGGCTCCAAGGTCTCCTGCGAGCAGCAGATCAAGACCAACCAGCGCGAGTTCTCCGCGACCGCGAGCGCGCTGAAGTCCGCCTCCCCGGACGCGATCTTCTTCGCCGGCTACTACGCCGAGGGCGGCCCGCTGGCCTCCAAGCTCTTCGACGAGGGCGTCATGCCGAACGCGAAGTTCGTCGCGCCCGACGGCACCAAGGACGACGAGTTCGTCAAGGGCGGCGCGGACGGCGCCGAGGGCGCGTACCTCACCTGCCCGTGCGTCCCGGCCGACGCCTTCACCGAGTTCTCCACCGCCTACAAGGAGCTCTCCGGCCGCGAGCCCTCGACCTACTCCGCCGAGGGCTACGACGCCACCACGATCCTGCTCAAGGGCATCGACAAGGGCCTCAAGGACCGTGCGGGCATGCTGGACTTCGTCCGCAACTACGAGGGCCAGGGCCTGACCAAGAAGTTCAAGTGGGACGCCACCGGCGAGCTCACCGACACGCCCGTCTGGACGTACAAGGTCGAGGGCGGAAAGATCGTCAAGAACAAGGCGATCCCGAAGTAA
- a CDS encoding ABC transporter ATP-binding protein, with the protein MALLELHDVSVHYGRIQALSGITISVQEGEIVSLIGANGAGKSTTMRAISGVRPLSAGRITFEGEDISRLRADLRVVRGICQSPEGRGVFPGMTVLENLGMGCYTRKDKAAIAEDYERVFELFPRLAERKNQVGGTMSGGEQQMVAIGRALMARPRLLLLDEPSMGLAPQFIQQIFRIIREINEQGTTVLLVEQNAQQALSRAHRGYVLETGRIVKTGTGAELLADPSVKEAYLGVA; encoded by the coding sequence ATGGCGCTGCTTGAGCTGCACGACGTGTCCGTCCACTACGGACGGATCCAGGCCCTGTCCGGGATCACCATCTCGGTGCAGGAAGGCGAGATCGTCTCCCTCATCGGGGCCAACGGCGCGGGCAAGTCCACCACCATGCGCGCGATCAGCGGCGTCCGGCCGCTGTCGGCGGGGCGGATCACCTTCGAGGGTGAGGACATCTCCCGGCTGCGCGCGGACCTGCGTGTGGTGCGCGGCATCTGCCAGTCCCCCGAGGGCCGGGGTGTCTTCCCCGGCATGACGGTGCTGGAGAACCTGGGCATGGGCTGCTACACCCGCAAGGACAAGGCGGCCATCGCCGAGGACTACGAGCGGGTCTTCGAGCTGTTCCCGCGCCTGGCCGAGCGCAAGAACCAGGTCGGCGGCACCATGTCCGGAGGTGAGCAGCAGATGGTGGCCATCGGGCGGGCGCTGATGGCCCGGCCGCGGCTGCTGCTGCTCGACGAGCCGTCCATGGGCCTGGCGCCGCAGTTCATCCAGCAGATCTTCCGGATCATCCGGGAGATCAACGAGCAGGGCACCACCGTGCTGCTGGTGGAGCAGAACGCGCAGCAGGCGCTCAGCCGGGCCCACCGCGGGTACGTGCTGGAGACGGGCCGGATCGTCAAGACCGGCACCGGCGCCGAGCTGCTGGCCGACCCGTCGGTCAAGGAGGCCTACCTCGGCGTGGCCTGA